In the Rhododendron vialii isolate Sample 1 chromosome 2a, ASM3025357v1 genome, TGGACCGGATCAACAGTCGTCTTTACCACCCTTAATATACCCGCTCTCCCTTACCTGCTTCACATAGAGCTAACATTGGATTGGTCACGGACCTAGATGGTGAGAGACAGCAGAAGGCCCTCGCCCCCTTCAGTTCTTGTGTTCACTACCCTCCAGCTATAGAAGAATTAGAACATCAGACGATAAAGCTATAATTTGGCATATTGTCTTGAAAGATCGTAACTTTGTTGCTTCTTAAAGTCAAGTAAGTCAGAGCGCAACGGATGCGAGGCTTCGCTCACTGAGAACTATCACGCTGAAAAGCCCTTTCCCGAGTAGAATGAATAGCTGCTGCACAAAGGACTGTGAACAGGAATAGCCATCCCCCACGAACCAAGTAAAAGCAGTCAGAACAAGAAATATGAACTGAACCCTAGCTTGCAGTTAAGGATATAGGATGGGGACATTAGCAGAATTCCAACCCCAATTTTGCACACATTTTAAAGGTCGAGAGATGGTGGAAATGGGTAGAATCGGGGGTAGGAATATACCATATTCTCCAGCTTGAAGGGATATCCACAAGATTGCTGGACAAGCGCTTCACTCTCCTACAATTCCAACCTCAAACAGCTGATCAAAACATCACCTTATCAGaccaaaaaagaagtaaaaaaatttaaaaaatttgttctgGCCGGTTTGTGCAGATATAGTCATGATCCAAGTTTGATCCACTCACACTTCAAAACTAGAACCATGTCAACTTTCATTTTGTGCCATTTGATTACATCCACTCACGAAGCATCCCAGTCTCTCCACATTTCCTCCAATAACTTCAATTATTTGAGGAGAAATAGTTTGAAGGGAAATTCTGTAGGACACACCCATAAAAGGATGTGGTTCCCAGCTTCCAAATGTGCCACCTCGAAAAAATTGACCTAAAGTACAACTGGATCATCCGCAAGCCCAACTGCTTCTGATGAGAATGATGAGGCAAACCCATCTTCTCAAACATGGTTTTGTCACTTTGTCTCCTTCAATCCAACCCTAACAAGTAGGGTAGGAACTACATACCGGCTCTCATTAACAATGATTGGCACAAGGATCACCCGTCTGTTGTCGTCTCATGGTACAGGGGTAATGAATGAAACCATATAGTTTATTACTCCATAGTTGATTTCAGATACATATTAGAAAACTGACTTTTCGTGTAGGATGGTACGGCATGATTCCTTCTTACAATGATATAAACATggtagaagaaaaaaatgtttagcCGACCTAGAAACAGAACCAGACAAATTAAGGTGGTCCGAAATTTTCTTATTCATTTGGGATATGCTATTTCTAGCATCTGGATAGTTGAAATTCAGTTCTATGGAGTGAAGTTTTTGTCAGAGattcattttggttattggtttgagtttttgagttttgtttaccTTCTTCTTATTATGTTGTGGTCAGTGGTCCTTATGCCAGTGCATGATTTCCACTCGAACAGGGTCGCAAATGCTCCACACTCGCATAACATTTTGATCGCACATGACGTGTTTCAATGGGATCCATGGACTATGTGAGTGTGGATAATTCTATTTGTCACGCCCCAAATCAGGGAGCATGACCGGCCGTGTACCATGAAGCATTCAtgggacacgaagcctaattaaaaaatatatatttttggcaactttaaacaattaatgaaaaactggatattttattacaataaaatgcACGACACCAACCCAATATTTTTCTATCTCCAAATTCCACAACGAActgccaattaaaaaaaaatgcggaagctaataaataaaagtgcggaagctttttgacaatagaaaagaaataaaaatgcagacgTCCTAGAGGTCCAAACAGAAGGTCCCGACAACGCCGCAGAGTCCACTACAATGCCccatgaactaacctgaaaaataatgtggaataaatccgtcagctgacgagctcagtgagtagttaagcatgctaagggtaATACAAAGTGACATACTTTCAACGAAAGATTATTGTGGGCTTCAAAGAAATGGtttcaaattaataataaaGATCGATGATTCAACGAATACTATCAACAAACCGAATATTGAACAAAGAGATCAACAACTCAACAAATAGTATCCACAAGATGAATAACGGATTAACGAATAGCAACAACAATAATCGAATCACCACAATAATTATATCAAACAATGAATCCAATAATATCCGAACGAcgaacaacaataacagaagtATGAACCAAAGTGAGAACCATAATTACTAATTTCCatatgccaaatattttctcagggctttgcccgttggatccaacaccgtacttaaagtcaccacaggatggcgcctgggaccttttccataagccgatccggaatagggtcacagggtatttcacaagtcttttccctatccgttgagcactagagtcacagggtatttcacaagtcttttccctagtggccaaagtcaccacgatatctcacgggtcttttccttggactttaataaatatcaacacagtctatggtcccaaacacaaatagaacaacggcgagccggagccacctgcaccaggattattctccgtgccgttgcagagtcacaataatattatggagcaacaagaaaaatatgggcaatccaacaatcctattaatttttatcaatgaaccttgtatgccaaagggtacgacaattgccaataattatgagagcaacgAATAGGAATAATTATCATCGAATCACAACCAATAACGAACTGTAAAGAATCGATAGGCTCAAAAGGATTCCAaaagaagggatcacatgcttaactactcaccttAAATCTGAGAGAATGCAACCAATTGCAATGTTGATAACAATCCACTAGTCTGTATTGCAAAcagaagaaacaaataaatttaaaagtgtGTGAATGATCTACTGTACTGTAACTAGTCAATGCCTAAACTTATACGACTACTAATAATTAATTCCTAAACCTAAAATCAAGTGCCACCAATCAACAATACTCCAACGTGCAAGTCACCAGAAACTTAATTTGCAATTGAATACCACCATTACTTCTCACCTTCACACACGGCATGCACACACAGCACCACATGCAcgcacacctctctctctctctctctctctctctctctctctctctctctcccaccgATTCACttctcaaacaacaaaaacccgTACCACCGATTCACttctcaaacaacaaaaacccgTATTCCAATATATGATCGTAAAAGCCTAAAGGGTAAGTTACATAATATAATATCTAAGAGAAATTAATTAGAAGACTTACCTAAAAATCACAGCTCCAGTGAAAACCTTCCCACGCCGCCGCACTATTTAGCTCTCACAATTCTCTAGAGAAACTAAAATAACCTAGGTCTCTCAACACTTATATATGCAGATAATGACCCACTCTCCCACAACCCTTAAAACTCTCTCACACAGATAAATAACTATACACATCTTATAAACTGACATTTAGTATAAAAACACATATTAGAAAAATAGCCCTGATattatgaaatttaaaatagaagtattttattttattaagaagtttgaaaaagagaaatgaaagatttaattatttgggtcaaaagttttttttttttttaccggaaaaaaaagtaggatgtcacaCTATTACAAGACAAAGCATCTCTAGCGTTGTTGTTCCGTCTCCCTTTCTCCGTTGCCGATCTTCATCACAAACAAAactggaaaaattcaaaagccaTAATCGGAGAACACAATCTACAACATACCTTTTGAAGCGCTAAATTTAAAAGCAACTCAAAAACCAAGTTATTGTCTAGATGCACTTCCCATATTCAATAGATCTGGAAAACTAAACACTTGATACAGTGGAAAGCGAATACGAGGGGTAAATACTACACACTTAATACAGTCgaagaaaaataagttggtCAACACGAGATTCATCAGCTACTTTGGCTGAAGAAATACCTCAATCAAATTGGTGCCCAGTAGGTTAGAACAGGAAATGTGATCGTGTAAATCCTCATCGCAACCTATCATAATATACTCATTGTCCTCATCTTTGTAGTTAATGTGATAATTTTCAGCCTCGTGTCCCAGCCTCTTTTTCACTTGTTCATTTAGCTCTTCCATTCCCCATGGCCAAGACAGTTGAAACTTCATCGTAGCTGTACCAAATCTTGCCTTCACAATCACACTTTTTGTGCCAATAGTAGCTGAGACTTGATTAGAAGGCAGAAGCGTATCAGAATTTGGTTGTGGGATTGGCTCTTTATCAACAACCGTGGGAGATTCGTTGGGGCAAGACTGACTAATAAGCTTGTGTTCCCCGCGAGGTGGCCATCTGGGGATATCATACTCTCGACATGCCCGCTTCAGTGTGGATTTGCTAACTGCAAAAATGAGAAAGCCAAAAGCTCAAAATTCTTCTACTTGGAAACTTCACTCTACATCCCCATTTTGCAGACTTCAAAATTTAGTCACATCTTGCGCCTATCTACCTTTTAAAGATTCTATCCTTTCATTTTCGCAACTCAAATTCCCTTCTGAGATGTATATGAGATATTGATATCAATTTCAAAGTTATTACTACACTTGATAAAAAAAGTACTTACTACACTTTTTTAATGGTACCTATATTTTAGATAGATTAGAAATACATAGACTAGGTTATACACGTTTCTCATATAAATGGAGAATGAATCTCCATTTTTCAGGGGTGAACATTGCCGGTTAGTCCGTTGTGTGCTAAATTAGAAACCAAATCAATAgataaaaattgaatatttcGAAAACCCAAACCTATAATGACGAACTGGAccaattcaaaatatttgactaTGATTTGGTTACAGTTTTGAACCACGGTTCGTTTCATCTTTGAGATATCATACTTACGAACATTTATACCTCTAAAAAATCGCATGAAATACTTGAAACAAAACCCTCTTTTAATTAAAAGTCACCATAACTTACAAATACTCAACATACGTCCTCAATCAACTGGGTATATTTTTAAAGAGTCTTCCGCTAAAGTTAATGTAACCATATTTGTGTTGGGTCTTCAAATATGGGAAAATTCAGGTCTCCATGTTGATGCTCCCATACAGAGCATGGTCGGAGCATGTTTGGCTCTGAAAAGTTTTACTGGTAAGTTCCTGAAAGAAAAGTCCATCAAGATGGAAATACCAAGCAAAGATATTACCAACAAAATCGAGATTTTCATTCCTCgaaaaagtatttttatgcGTACCTTTAATATGCTTTGCAGCATCTTTAAGAGGCATTTCCTTAGTCTGTAAGATCTCTTCCAAAGAAATTACAATTCTAACTCCACcagtttccttttttcttctctctcctctttgggtcatttccttctttttctcttttcccaaATACCTGGAATTGAGCTGACCCTCTTCCATTTCACTTTGCCCTGTTCCCCCACCACTCCCGATTCCAACTGCCTCAGATTCAACATTGCAAAAATCCTCATCTAGCCTCTCTTGTCGAGCTATCGGCAAAAACGGCGGAGGCAGAATTTCTTTTACAATGACACTAGTGATTTTCTCAATAGTAGCCGCCAAGGCTTGATCAGAAGGCAAAGTATCAGAATTCGATTGTGGGATTCCCTCTTGATCAACAAGCGCGGGAGTTTCGGTGGGGTGAGATTGAGTGATAAGCTTGCGAGGTGGCCATCTGGGGATACCATACTCCCGACAAGCATACTTCAGTGAAGATTGGCTAACTACAATAAGGAAGAATTAAAAGCTCAATATTTTTCTACCAAATTAACTCCAACACACGTTTCCAATTTCAAGATTGACAAAATATAtgtttgagttaaaaaaaaaaaatttgcattcaGTAGCTACCACAATTCTTAATTCTTATGTTGTAGGGTTTGTATGCACTTCGTTTCTTTCTCTTTGATCTGgtatatttttgtgtttgtcTCCAAATATAAGCTTGTAAACTTGAGGTCTTCAACTGCGAGGGGGACAGAACATGATAGAAACTAAAAGTGTTTATGTTACTAGGTAAATTGAcaataattttattcttttgagTTGTGTTTATTTATTGAAATAGAATTTCACTTAATTATAAGATAGCCGTTAATACTTTTGAATGGGAGAGAGTACTTCTGTAAATTTACAATGTAACATATATGACTGTAACGCATAAGCATATctataatttaattttcaatttttgaggAAAAGATTATTAGTTGATTAATGTAAAGCTATATGTCTAAGCAACTGAACTTTGAATTCACGAATGACCCTATGAAGAATATTTTCTAAAGTTGTCACTGCACGCGatggttgttttggttttttttttttgtttaatgaaaaacaaatttATACTTATTGTTTAAGTGATGAATGCTTGAAGATATACTGTGTgaagcaagaaaatattttgaaatacgAAGGGACTTTCGTTAATTTCATTATGCTACACGTGAAGAGTGATATTTAAAATGATGCTTTTAAAATCTCATAATGTTCAGATTTTTGGAGAATAGTGATATTCAAGTGATGTTTTTGAAACCCTGTATTGCTctattatttttcaagtatttGTACTCCTATTGTTTTTTGAAAGGTAATTTATCTACTTaatctttattttgtttgtaaaagttcATAAAGAgcctcaatttttattttcgcTTTAGAGCACCAAAAAGTTAGGCTGGCCATGACTAAGATTATGAGTTTGATTCTCGAAAATAGTCTCCCTACTTGCAGAGGTGCTACATCAACATTTTCCTAAGTCCTACACATGTAGGAGTTTGGAACACTTTGTATGCCTTTCTAATCTATctagttgggaaaaaaaaaaaaacaagaacaaaattgagGTTTTCATTTCTTGGAGGAgtgtatatatgtgtacctCCGAGATGATTTGCAGCATCTTTAAGACTCATTTCCTTGGTTTGTAAGATATCCTCAAGAGGAGTGGCTATTCtaactccattttttttcttgcttcttttctCTCCCCCTGggttcttttcctttgttttcctttttcccaaaCACCTGGAATCCAACTTAGCTTGATCTGCCATTGAACAATCCCCTAATCCCTCACTACCAGTTCCAACTACCTCAACTGGGTTCAATTCTTGTGCTGTAAGTGGCAACTGCAGCGGCAGTTTTggtctgttttcattttcaaagaGGCCAGGGAAGCCCGTAAGATCCATCCATCCACTCCACCTTCCTACCACCTCGTAAGCTGAGATGGCACCCTCCACGGTTGTGAAACTGCCAATGTTGAGGCGATTACACCTTATACGAGTCTCGGCCGCGCATTGGCCGCCGTGTCCCAGCCACACTCTGAAGGAGACCTTGGCCTGACAAATAAGCAATGTTTCCGGAGTCGTAGGCAAGCCTTGAATGTCTTTGATTTCCAACCCGTTGACCGTTACAGCTGCCTCTCCAAAGATCACATCCAACTCACCGCCCCTGTTCTGAATTAGTTGCTGCACCACAGCCACTAGTTCGTAGACCGGCTGGCCAATGATGGCCTCGTCGTGTTGTTCCAACCAGTTAATCCGCCTTAATGTCACTTCCTTCTCATCCATGTCCTCATCGTTTATCTTATCCACCAACGACTCCACGCCTTTGGGCAACACGCCCGCCGCCCTTGCTATTTGACCAAAATCATCGAACTTGTTATCCACGTAAGACTCAAAGCCGTCGAAAAGCAGTCCGAGGATGTCTCGGCCTTCCTCCCCCTTGATCACATGCAACGCACCGCTCTTGTCCTCAAGTATGTGCAGAAAAGACAATGCCAAGCTTATGTCCTGTTGACTAGAAACGTAAAAAATAGTTGGCATCGGCGGATACAGAGGGAAATATGGGAAATATGTGGGCGACGGAGGGAAATAGAAACCCATATTCGATTCTTCAAAGCCCTGATTGTTCATCGTCATAATTCCCCCTCCTCTTGGCCTCCAATCTGAGGACGCCTCGCTCCAGTTCTTACGTAGCTGCTGCTGCAACAGCGCCCTGTCTCCGGCCAAGTACGGTGGCGGGTCGACGATGTCGTCGTGCTCTTGATTTTGTGGCGGATTGTCCATGGATTGATTACCCATTGAATTGGACGAGGGTAGAAAAGCCCGTGGCGGCGACCACCTAGGGGAAAGTAAGGGCGACAAACTCAAGCAGAAATCTTCAATAGCCTTGTCCCACTCTCCACTGTTCGTAGGCGCAGCCATTGACACACAGTTACCAAATTCAACTAATGGGAAAAACACAGACACGAGATTGACGGAAAACTTCGCGTAAAATCAACAGATGAAACAAGAGATTAGAAAAGCTGGAATTTGTTGCAGAAACCAAAGTAGAAGAAGAGAAGCAGCAAAATTTGGGGATGCAGATCCTAATTTGGTACGAAACAAATTCTTTGAATCTGGGTGTTGAATCTTAGGAGAGACCTGTAAGATAAGATCGAGCAATGAATGGATAGAGTGACAGAGCGAGAAATCGGGAGCGACTTTGATGAGGAAAAGGAACGAGAGAGACTCCAAATGGTAAAGTAGTGTTTAACTCTGCAACTCACAGTTCCCAAAGGattaaaaaagattaaaaaggtCGGAGCAAATTACCCCGTGCTTTCCGAAATCGGGATGCGTGCTATAGCAAATTACCCCGTGATTACATGTGTGTTGGTTCCATTCGGTCCGTACATACTCGACAATGAACATTTCAAATTTCATCTTAGTTAGATGGTTGAAATCTGTTCGATCAGATAAAATTTGAGCTGTCCATTATCAAGCATGAGACCAACATCCATATAGTTCTCTCGAGATAGCAGGTCCCCCAATTCGTGCTCGCTTTCCCTATGGGCTGGGAGCTGTGTTTTTCCTAGCAAATGCAATGCAAGTCACCAACATAGAGACCCAAATCTctattttcatctttatttttaatataaaaaaatgcatatagagATTTTCACAGTTCGTTCTTGATGAGCATAAAATATCGACACATAGAAGCCCTATATCATATCATGTTAGTTCTTAATTATGCTTAATTGGTTATTATTATTCTCCTTTTGGAAACTTATATTGATTTATTAACttgcagagaaaaaaatgatatacaACTTATATTTCGGCCATTGGATTCAAACAACCTCATGGTGCCAGCTGAGTTATTTTAACTGGTGGGTCCGAGATCAAGAGCAAACAAGGAAATTAATTTGCTATTGTACATTTCCTATTTGTCACTATACAactttttttggtaagcagtacAAGAGGCCAAGGTCTAGCAACGTGGGAAGAAATCAAGGCATCAGTGTATTAGGAAAgtttgaaaaccaaaaaatgatTCTCTTTCCATTAAGAGAATTACTCGGACACATTATAAAGCAAACAAAAGGGTTCGGCTAGATATATACGGATTGGAGATCACGCAGCAGCCGCACCATCACGGCATATCTCGAGCAGCAGCGACGAAGAAAGAAGGCTAGGAAAACTCTTTACATATTTTTCATAAGCTTATTATGGAGTTCTTTTATTATATGAATATGTGTTCGTACTCCATGAGCGGCTAAACCTTTAaactagggttgaggatgaagacCCATTAATGACTATTATTTATATGTctatgagatttgattttacccgattatttggtttgattttgattaaactgttcttactccaaatcaattgttagggataaattttggatatgagttcaatcatgtttttctcatgatttggaattgtctttaaCATTGAACGCTGGATTTGCATTGTTAACTATAAAActggatatttattgtgatttgttaaaagcggatacaattaatgattcGGTTTTATACTTGCGAGCGGAGAGGAACAAACATTAGACTTTTTAATGAACGTTCACaatgatattttccatggtaacagaattagctttcagattatcctgaagaaattttgggtaaagttaatgatcatgaatatataatgatactagttaatgggtgtggattccgaaaccctagtattttctcctttgattaaaaagaaattttagtttCCTCGTCTTTGATAATTTAGTTTATTGtgtttactttttacttttagtttaaaaaatcaatctcaacttttgtcaactaggttagggttggatcattttaaaattatttagttttcctataaaaatcACAAATAGGAAATGTACAATAGCAAATTAATTTCCTTGTTTGCTCTTGATCTCGGACCCACCAGTTAAAATAACTCAGCCGGCACCATGAGGTTGTTTGAATCCAACGGCCGAAATATAAGTGgtatatcatttttttctctgcaaGTTAATAAATCAATATAAGTTTCCAAAAGGAGAATAATAATAACCAATTAAGCATAATTAAGAACTAACATGATATGATATAGGGCTTCTATGTGTCGATATTTTATGCTCATCAAATACCCCCAAACCtacattttgctagtcctcgagcaaaagaaataaaaataaacaaaagaagcaaaaattaCTAACTAATCCTTTTTCGGAGGTGTCCGATTGCATTTAGCATATGCAATAAGCCTTTAAACCTCTAGGTTGCCCTAGTGGACGAGTTATAGTCTCGTGAAGATTTGCCGTGAATATACCCACAAAATTCTTAAGAAGATGACACTCGATTAGAATCCCAAATGTACTTATCGGCCTCTCAAAGTAATAGCGTGAGAATAACACAATTTAGAGGCAAGATATTTCATTCATTAACAAAGTTAAACAAGTGAATATTCTAATCCAAATTAGCACAAAAACTGTTCCTCCCACATATATCTGGATAGAAAGAAATCATAAGGCATGCATGTAAAGTGAAAAGTCACACAAAGATGTTCATTAATCTCGAAAACAATACACACACCTTCAATGCCTCAATACTCATCAAAATGCTTATATCAAATTATAACCCCTCccctttatttatattttttttcaatttttttttgctatatatatatatatattttttttttttttgtggtcgtGCAATGCCTTGGTCCCTTAAGCTTTCTAATTGACCCTTGTAGCGAATTTTAGGCCAGTGATTCCCAAACCAGAGGGCTTTAGGGCACTAGATGTAGAGAACACCTCAACGGACTTAATCACTCAAGTCAAAAAGGCTACGAACCCAAGCTAACCACACATGACAATCGCGGAACTCTCCACCGTTTGACGCGAACACTCACTGCTTACTGAGGCAAGAGGCCCGGTTACTAAGTGAAAAGCCGGAAAAAGCAtgctttttattcttttttttatttttatttttttttgggaaaggaCATTAAGCATTCCAATAAGACATGTGACTCATACTGAGGCATCAAGAATATATGTACGGCACTCGAGGTCAATTTCAAATCTAAGTGTGATAGTGCTTGTGCAAAGGCATGTACACAAGTGATTAATCGCTATCCAAACATAGGTGATACGAACCAGGTAGGTGCCTCTCATCAATGCCTATGTTCACAAGCTTAACTCTATCAATGAATTCATATCAAGACTCCAACTTGGGCAATAATCAAACTAGCACTAATGGAAAACCAACGACATCATCGGAAGTCAAAATCAAgcatcaataattttttttcaacttttactttatttttccgtttttttattagagaaaaaaaaaactatggagTCTATGCACAAAACAGACATAAATAATAAGTGAACCCTCCCCCAAACCTAAATGTGACAGTGTCCTCAATGTCATGAATGCAAGCGCTTACAAAATAGACTGTAACATAAAAGTGAGAGAGGATAGGATACACCTGATAAGCGCAATAAGCGCAATAAGACTGGACTATGTGACTCCTGCAAAAGAAATTATGggaacacaagaaaagaaaagaatgcctacaaatattgaataataaaaaaataataataagagaagataaaatattactataatCGAGTACTATACAGTAGCATACAAAGATGACTAAAGTTGCGCAGACTAAATGGTCAATCTTGATAAACAGGATCCTCCAAAAGGATTTCCTCTACTTCCGGACTTATCAATTCTATAAACGGTTTCAACCGCTGCCCGTTCACTTTGGACACGGAACCATCTTTAGGATTCTCAATTTCAACTGCCCCATGCGGATACCTAGTACGAACGATAAAAGGGCCAGACCATCGAGAACGAAGTTTGCCTGGGAATAAATGCAAACGAGAATTATAAAGAAGGACTTTTTGACCAGAAGTGAAAGATTTTCT is a window encoding:
- the LOC131315522 gene encoding uncharacterized protein LOC131315522 isoform X1, coding for MAAPTNSGEWDKAIEDFCLSLSPLLSPRWSPPRAFLPSSNSMGNQSMDNPPQNQEHDDIVDPPPYLAGDRALLQQQLRKNWSEASSDWRPRGGGIMTMNNQGFEESNMGFYFPPSPTYFPYFPLYPPMPTIFYVSSQQDISLALSFLHILEDKSGALHVIKGEEGRDILGLLFDGFESYVDNKFDDFGQIARAAGVLPKGVESLVDKINDEDMDEKEVTLRRINWLEQHDEAIIGQPVYELVAVVQQLIQNRGGELDVIFGEAAVTVNGLEIKDIQGLPTTPETLLICQAKVSFRVWLGHGGQCAAETRIRCNRLNIGSFTTVEGAISAYEVVGRWSGWMDLTGFPGLFENENRPKLPLQLPLTAQELNPVEVVGTGSEGLGDCSMADQAKLDSRCLGKRKTKEKNPGGEKRSKKKNGVRIATPLEDILQTKEMSLKDAANHLGVSQSSLKYACREYGIPRWPPRKLITQSHPTETPALVDQEGIPQSNSDTLPSDQALAATIEKITSVIVKEILPPPFLPIARQERLDEDFCNVESEAVGIGSGGGTGQSEMEEGQLNSRYLGKEKKKEMTQRGERRKKETGGVRIVISLEEILQTKEMPLKDAAKHIKVSKSTLKRACREYDIPRWPPRGEHKLISQSCPNESPTVVDKEPIPQPNSDTLLPSNQVSATIGTKSVIVKARFGTATMKFQLSWPWGMEELNEQVKKRLGHEAENYHINYKDEDNEYIMIGCDEDLHDHISCSNLLGTNLIEVFLQPK
- the LOC131315522 gene encoding uncharacterized protein LOC131315522 isoform X2 encodes the protein MAAPTNSGEWDKAIEDFCLSLSPLLSPRWSPPRAFLPSSNSMGNQSMDNPPQNQEHDDIVDPPPYLAGDRALLQQQLRKNWSEASSDWRPRGGGIMTMNNQGFEESNMGFYFPPSPTYFPYFPLYPPMPTIFYVSSQQDISLALSFLHILEDKSGALHVIKGEEGRDILGLLFDGFESYVDNKFDDFGQIARAAGVLPKGVESLVDKINDEDMDEKEVTLRRINWLEQHDEAIIGQPVYELVAVVQQLIQNRGGELDVIFGEAAVTVNGLEIKDIQGLPTTPETLLICQAKVSFRVWLGHGGQCAAETRIRCNRLNIGSFTTVEGAISAYEVVGRWSGWMDLTGFPGLFENENRPKLPLQLPLTAQELNPVEVVGTGSEGLGDCSMADQAKLDSRCLGKRKTKEKNPGGEKRSKKKNGVRIATPLEDILQTKEMSLKDAANHLGVSQSSLKYACREYGIPRWPPRKLITQSHPTETPALVDQEGIPQSNSDTLPSDQALAATIEKITSVIVKEILPPPFLPIARQERLDEDFCNVESEAVGIGSGGGTGQSEMEEGQLNSRYLGKEKKKEMTQRGERRKKETGGVRIVISLEEILQTKEMPLKDAAKHIKEPNMLRPCSVWEHQHGDLNFPIFEDPTQIWLH